The following proteins are co-located in the Vibrio azureus genome:
- the greA gene encoding transcription elongation factor GreA, which yields MEKVPMTLRGEQLLRTELDRLLKLRPQISEAIAEARELGDLKENAEYHAAREEQGICEAQIRDIEYKLSVAQVIDVTKMENNGKVIFGSTVTLIDCDTEEEKTYQIVGDDEADIKAGRISVSSPIARGLIGKMEGDEVVIQTPGGAKDFEIDSVEYL from the coding sequence TACTGCGCACTGAACTCGATCGTCTACTAAAACTACGCCCACAAATATCTGAAGCAATAGCAGAAGCTCGTGAGTTAGGCGACTTAAAGGAAAATGCTGAATATCATGCAGCACGTGAAGAGCAGGGAATCTGTGAAGCTCAAATTCGTGATATCGAATATAAGTTATCGGTCGCTCAGGTTATTGATGTCACAAAAATGGAAAATAATGGCAAAGTCATTTTTGGTTCTACCGTCACATTGATTGATTGCGATACCGAAGAAGAAAAAACGTATCAAATTGTCGGCGATGACGAAGCTGATATTAAAGCGGGTCGTATTTCTGTCAGCTCACCGATTGCCCGAGGTTTGATTGGCAAGATGGAGGGCGATGAAGTTGTCATTCAAACTCCTGGTGGTGCGAAAGATTTTGAAATCGACAGCGTTGAATACCTCTAA